A genomic segment from bacterium encodes:
- a CDS encoding DegT/DnrJ/EryC1/StrS family aminotransferase gives MAGREVFGKEELEEVMAVLRRGVLFRYGFDKEREGVFKVREFEEEFARYINSGYALGVSSGSAALKVALESLNLPKGKEVLAPCFTFVATIEAIEEAGLKPVLCEIDHSLNISPEDIRNRITKDTVAIMPVHMMGSSAKMDEITQIAKEKGLYIIEDACQSTGASFKGKKVGTFGEFGCFSFDYVKVMTTGEGGMVVTDNEGLYKQAEFYHDHGHPHLPGIGRGEERRERKGFNYRMNEIQGALGLAQLKKLDSIIEKQRENKKNIKEEIQKIGGISFRELPDVSGEIATFLTIFLKDKQQADKFKSVMKENGVAPAILNYWHFIANIEIAGGSFPLSQSILDKSVSIEIKTIMESSLIERVVDTFKKAAKAVGL, from the coding sequence ATGGCTGGAAGGGAAGTATTTGGAAAGGAAGAACTTGAAGAAGTAATGGCTGTATTGAGAAGGGGCGTATTATTTAGATATGGATTTGATAAAGAAAGGGAAGGTGTTTTTAAGGTAAGAGAGTTTGAAGAGGAATTTGCGAGGTATATAAATTCAGGGTATGCGCTGGGAGTAAGTTCTGGAAGTGCTGCATTAAAAGTCGCTCTTGAATCACTCAATCTACCTAAAGGGAAGGAAGTTCTTGCTCCATGTTTTACATTTGTTGCAACCATAGAAGCGATTGAAGAGGCAGGGTTGAAACCTGTACTCTGTGAGATAGACCATTCCCTTAATATCTCACCGGAAGATATAAGAAACAGGATAACAAAAGATACAGTGGCTATTATGCCTGTCCATATGATGGGTTCTTCAGCAAAGATGGATGAGATTACACAGATTGCAAAGGAAAAGGGTCTTTATATTATAGAAGATGCCTGTCAGTCAACAGGTGCATCATTTAAGGGAAAGAAAGTAGGAACATTTGGAGAGTTTGGTTGTTTTAGTTTTGACTATGTGAAGGTAATGACTACTGGGGAAGGTGGTATGGTGGTTACTGATAATGAAGGACTCTATAAACAGGCAGAGTTTTATCATGACCATGGACATCCACATCTGCCGGGGATAGGAAGAGGAGAAGAAAGAAGGGAAAGAAAGGGTTTTAACTACAGGATGAATGAAATACAGGGAGCACTTGGGCTGGCACAATTGAAAAAACTTGATAGTATAATAGAAAAACAGAGGGAAAACAAGAAAAACATAAAGGAAGAAATACAGAAAATAGGGGGTATTAGTTTTAGAGAACTGCCAGATGTATCTGGAGAGATAGCAACATTCCTTACTATTTTTCTTAAAGATAAGCAACAGGCAGATAAATTTAAATCTGTTATGAAAGAAAATGGAGTTGCTCCTGCAATACTTAACTACTGGCATTTTATTGCCAATATAGAGATAGCAGGTGGCTCTTTCCCTTTAAGCCAGTCCATTCTTGACAAAAGTGTATCTATAGAGATAAAGACGATTATGGAATCCTCTCTGATAGAAAGAGTAGTTGATAC